In the Blochmannia endosymbiont of Camponotus sp. genome, GATATCGCACTACATTTAAAGGTTGTATGACTTTAGTAAATATTCCACTTTTGTTATGATGAATTAAAGAAGTTTTCCCATGCATTATTTTTTGTGCATATTTTAACTTAGCTCCGAAAAATTGGGCTATAGCTTGATGACCAAGGCATACTCCAAGGATAGGTATTTTATTATGAAAATAATAAATTGCATCTAAAGAAATACCAGCATCATCTGGAGTGCCAGGTCCAGGAGAAATCACTAAACGTTTGGGAGATAGCTGTTCAATATCTAGGATACTCAAAGTATCGTGTCTTCTGACTTCTACTATACCACCCATTTCTTGAAAGTATTGATAAAGATTCCAAGTGAAGGAATCATAGTTATCAATAATAAGAATTTTATTCATTATAAATTTATCATGCTATTTTATTTTTAATGAATTATATACAATAATTTTTTCTTATGTTTATGTTTTATAATTAATGTGACATAATAACATTATTAAATATTATGTGTATTTTGATTTATAATCAAAATAAAATTTTTGTTATTTTAAAAAATAATAATTTCGATAAAATACCAGAATTAACTATTTATAATTAATATTGAGTAAACCCATTGCTTTATGTACCCTTTGTAAGGTGATATTAGCACGTTTTCGCGCTTTTTCTGCTCCCATATATAGTATATAGCGTAACTTATCTTCATTAGCACGTTCAGTGTAATAACGTTTTTGTAATTTTGTCAACATCGATGATATTGATTGAATGACTTCATTTTTTAAATAAAAATATGGTTTTTTTTTAAACAATTTTTCTAAATACTTTATTGGTTGTTCATTTATTCCAGAAAGAATCTCTAGTAAATTAGAAATACCAGGTTTATTAATGGGATCATATTTAATCATTGGAGGGTTATCAGTATCGGTAACAGCGCGTTTGATTTTTTCTGATATAGTATTAATATCGTCTAAAAGAGTAATAATATTATTAGAATTATTATCTGATTTAGACATTTTTTTATTTGGTTCTAATAAAGACATGATACGAGAGCCATATACAGGAATACATATTTCTGGAATTACAAAAATTGTACCATATTTATAATTAAAACGTTTAGCGATATTACGTGTTAATTCTAAATGTTGTTTTTGATCTGAGCCTACTGGAACTAAATTGGTTTGATATAATAGAATGTCTGATGCCATTAGCACTGGATAGTTAAATAAACCGATATTAATACTTTCTTTTTGTTGTGCTAATTTTTCTTTGAATTGATTCATACGATTTAGTTCTCCAAAATATGTATAACAATTCAATAACCAGTTTAATTGACTATGTTCTGGAACATGGGACTGAATAAATATGGTACTATTATTCGGGTCAATACCACACGCTAAATATAAAGCTAGTGTATCTAATGATGTTTTATTTAACTGACGTAAATTATTGTAGTTTGTAGCTGAATGTAAATCTACTATGCAATATATGCATTGATAATTATGTTGCATTTTGACCCATTGACGTATCGCCCCGATGTAGTTTCCAATAGTCAGTCGACCTGATGGTTGAGCTCCACTAAACACAATTGGTTTATTTATATGACTATTTTCCATAGTTTTTAAAATGAAATAAACAATATATTACTATATTAAGATTTATATAAAATATAAGTTGTATATTAATGTAAGTTTGCAATCATATGAAAAGCATAACTGTAAAATAAGACTATTCTATAGATATTAGAATATCAAATAATACTTACCTGAAATAGAAAAACTATTTAATAAATATGATATTTCTTTTAATTTTTTGTTTAATAAATAATCTAATTAGTGTTTTTATTATTGATTCGATAGAATAGAGCGAACCATGTGTATGGTTTCGTAGTAATTTGGAGACCTAAAGATAGCTGATCCCATAATGAATGTGTTTGCGCCAGCTTCTAAAATTGAACGTATATTTTTTATATTAATTCCTCCATCCACTGCTAAATCAATATTATGGTTGGCATTGTCTATTAATTTGCGTGTTTGACTTATTTTGTTTAAAATCATAGGGATAAATGATTGTCCGCTAAATCCAGGGTTTACTGACATTAATATAATCATATCAATTTTATGCATCACATATTCCAAATAATTGAGAGTAGTGCTAGGGTTAAAAACTAATCCCGCTTTACATCCATGTTCTTTAATTAGTTGTAATGATCGATCAATATGTTTTGTTGCTTCTGGATGAAAACTGATATACGTTGCGCCAACAGAAGCAAAATCTGATATTAATCGATCTATTGGCTTCGCCATTAGATGGACATCAATAGGGATACTAATTCCATAATTACGTAATGATTGTAATACCATGGATCCTATGCTTAAATTAGGAACATAATGATTATCCATAACATCAAAATGTAACAAATCTGCACCAGCAGATATGACATTAGTTACATCTTCTCCCAGTTTGGCAAAATTAGCTGACAAAATCGATGGAGCTATTAAAAAGCGTTTCATTGAAATTTCCAATTAAAAATTATAATGCTACAAATATAAATTAATTTAAATAAATAAATTTTTATATTTATTAATTTTTATTTTAAATGAACTAAATAATAATCCAATTCTGATTGAGGTTATATTGCTATTTTTGTGTCAACAGTATCTTTATATATATTTATGTACTATATAAATAAGGATAAAAATTTTGTTTTAACTACAAGTATCTTCGATAGATAGAGATACTAACTCATGATTTACATTAAAAATAGTCTTTACACATCCTATGGAGACAGGTAAAACTAAATTAAGTTGTCCTGATATCGATTTTTTGTCACGTGTCATATATTTTAAATAATTTTTTGGTGTCATTTCTTTTGGGCCGTGTATAGGCAGCCTAGCGCGCATTAATAACTGTTTTATACGTTCTGCGGCGCTGTAACTAAGTTGTCTTAAACGCAAAGCAGTATTTGTTGCTAACATGATACCTGCTGCTACAGCCTCGCCATGAGACCATTGTTTATAATTTAAATATGATTCAATAGCATGACCATAAGTATGCCCAAGATTAAGCGAGCTTCTAATACCTTGATCATATTCATCAATTGAAACTATAGATGCTTTTAATTCGCAACAACGACGAATACAATACATTAGAGATGGTACATTTAAAATTAATAAATTGTCTAAATTAGATTCCAACCAATTAAAAAAATCAGAATCAAGAGCAACGGCATACTTAATTATTTCAGCTAATCCAGAAGAAAACTCTTTTACAGTTAATGTATTTAAGACATCTAAATTGATAATAACAGCATTAGGTTGGTGAAAGGCTCCAATCATATTTTTTCCAAGCACATGATTGACCCCAGTTTTTCCGCCAATAGATGCGTCTACTTGTGCAAGCAACGTTGTTGGGACTTGAATAAAACGTATCCCGCGTTGATATGTAGCAGCAGCAAATCCAGTTATATCTCCGATAACACCACCACCAAGCGCAATAAGTATTGTACTGCGATCATAATTTTGTGTTAATAATTTAGTGAATATTTTATTTAATGTTATTAAAGTTTTATTTTTTTCCCCATCTGGTAAAATTAGTTGATCAGTGATAATACCTGCATGAGCTAGTAAATTACATAATACATTTAAGTAAATTGGCGCTACTCGATCATTGGTGATTAACACTACTTTATCGCCAGCATGCAGCGACCAAAAGGATGAAAAATGATTAAATAACTTGTCTGAGATGATAACTGGATAGCTTCGTTTGTGTAATTTTACGATAATTTTTTCCATAAGAAAATTATAATAACTTTTAATAATGAATCACTAATATAGGATTTTGGGTGTTATATAGTGCTCTGGTTACGAAAAATAATAATTTTATTAACGACAATTCTAATGTTTTGTTCGTCAGTGGATATGCTTATATCTGCAATTTCTTCGTATAGCGGATTTCGTTCTTTAGCTAAAATTTCTAATAATTCTCGAACATTTTCTGATATTGATGATGTTCTTAATAACGGGCGTCTTTTATCGTGTTGTGTTCGAATTAATTGTTTTTCAATAGTTGTTGTTAAATATATCACTAACCCACGAGTAGCAAGATTATTTCGTGTTATGCTAGATTTAATAGAACCACCTCCAGTAGCTAATATAATTCCCTGTTTTTTTGTTAGTTCATTGATAATTTTTTCTTCACGATCACGGAACCTAACTTCTCCCTCCACATCAAAAACCCAACTAATATTTGCACCAGTACGAGTTTCTATTTCTTGATCAGAATCAAAGAATTCCATGTTTAATTGATTTGCTAATTGACGGCCAATGGTACTTTTTCCGGCCCCCATAGGTCCAATCAAAAAAATATTATGTTTTTTTAATATATTTTTATTATATGAAAGTAACTGCTTCATCGTATATATTTCGTCGCTGTGTATTAAGATCCAACTGATCTAGAAGTATACAATATAAAATATGAAGTACTTTATTACCGTGGTTTTATAAATATACGTTTGGTATATGATAATGTACTGATTATGATAATGTTATTAATTGTTTGATATATGATAACACGCTACCATTGTAATACAAATATTTATTCGAATACAATACGGAAACTTATTACTTATTATAGTATGCAATAAAATTAATGATCAATATATAAGTATATATTAAATATAGGTATATATGTTGGGTTTAGTTTCGCGTCGACAATGCTTATATATAAAAAATAAATATTATTTTTATTTAGTTTTTATAAATACATGTATAAAATTAAGTTATTTTTTTTGTAAAGATGATTTTTATTTAAATTTTGGTAATTATTATATTTAGTATGTTAAAAATATAGCAGATCATCTCATGTTGTGTGGAGATAAGTAATGTATTTAAAATATCGTATATATATATTTTCATATTTTTATGACTAATACAATATCAATAATTACAATTATTGATATTGTATTATATGTGATTTTATATAAAAATACGAAAATTAATATTCATTATTAGCCTACATATTATTACATCTGTAAGTTACAGATATATGTGTTAATTTAATTAAATATATAATAATAAAAAATTGTTTATATGTTGTGTGCTTTGCTCTAATTTAGTGCACTTATAATCTTAAGATATGTAGTTCTAATAATTATAGATAATTTTTAAAAATTATAACTAAATTATTTTACTATAAAGTGAAATTAGTTTCTCAAAAAATGAGATAGGATGTGATCTAATTCTTAATCATTAAAATTTAACATTAAAATTTATTTCTTATTTTTTGTTGATTATACATTGTGATAGACATTTTTATTTATTTAGAATGAATTGAGTTTTTAGGAAGTAAGTTATAATACGTAATATCTATGTAGTGTTTTATGTTAGTAAACACCGTAGTTTATTTCTACATAATAAATATCATAAATTTTGTATTAATAAATCTAATGATTTGTAAATATTTTACTATTATTGTTTCTATTTTAGATGACTAATTAGATAGTAAACAGATATAATTGTACTTTATTTTGTGTTGTCTATTTTTAATGAATAGTAAATTATTTTAAAATACTGAATATCTAAATGTATATATGATTATTTGAAGTTTGTATAAATTTGCTGTCTTTATATTATTTGATATTTTGAAATAAATTTATTGGAATAATTTTAAAAAATTTATTTATATAGTTTAAAAATTTTTAATTGTATTAAACATATAGAGTATATTAATTGTACGTTATGTATATAAATATAATTTAATTATCAATGCTAAAAAATAGCAATATATATTGAACATATATAAAAATATATATAAACTTGATGCAAGTGGTTTTGTGTAAAAATAAAAATTTTTAGTATTTTTATATTATTTAATAATATTGGTGTATATCATAAAATGATTAATGTAACTTCTGGAGCGCAAGAACATTTTGTCAGAATTTTAAAGAACAAAAACCCAGGAACTCAGATACGAGTATTTGTAGTTGATCCAGGTACTGTTCACGCAGAGTGCGGTATTTGTTTTTGTTCACCAGAACAATTCAAATCCAGTGATATGATCATTGAATTTGAATTGTTCTCTATACATGTAGATCGGTCGTGTATTTCTTTACTTAAAGATGCACGAATTGATATTATAGTTAATGACTTAGGCCATCAGCTTACTATTAAGGCCCCTAACATTACTAAAAAATACAATGATACAGAAGAAAGTATGAACAGTGCTTCATTAGAAGACAAAGTAAGACATGTATTACAATTTCGTATTAATCCGCAATTAGAGATGCACGGCGGTAGTGTATCTTTAGTACATATTACTAAAGATCTGTTAGCTGTTATTAAATTTTATGGCGGATGTAATGGATGTGCGATGGCTAGTTATACTATAAAAGAAGGTATAGAAACTACTCTAAAAAACCTATTTCCAGAATTAAAAGGAGTTCTGGATATTACTCAACATCAACATGACATACATTCTTATTATTAAATATAAACATTTTATTATTTAATTTAAAAATATTTAACTACAGTAGTTGTGGTATTTATTATGTAATTGTTATCTATTTAATATTTTGAATATTTATAGTTTGTTGTTTTTACGTTTGTTCTCGATATCATGTTTTCGCTAATTGTAGAATGATATTGTTATTTTTAGTGAAATCTATAGTAGTTGCCGTAGCATCCTTCTTAATGGTTCAGCCGCTCCCCAAAGTAACTGATCCCCCACGCTAAAAGCTGCGATATGTTTGTTGCTTGCATGCAATTTGCGTAATCGACCGATTGGTATTTTGAGTGTTCCGGACACCATTATAGGAGTTAAGTTTTCTAGTGATTGTTTCATATCATTTGGAATAACTTCCACCCATTCATTATGTGACTGAATGAGTTCTTCTATTTCCGTAAGGCACATATTTTTCTTAAGTTTTAAGATGAATGCTTGACTATGACAACGTAATGATCCAACACGCACACATAAACTATCTACTGTTATACTCTCGGAAGTATTGAGAATTTTATTAGTTTCTGCTTGACCTTTCCACTCTTCTTGAGTTTGGCCGTCACACATATAATTACCAATCCATGGAATAACGTTGCCTACTAAAGGAACTTTAAAACAATCTACTAATAAAGAATCAGTTCTGCTAAATTTAGTAATTGCATGTTCAATATCTAGAATCGTCGTAGTAGAGGATGTTAAGAAATCAGTTAC is a window encoding:
- the trpS gene encoding tryptophan--tRNA ligase, which translates into the protein MNKPIVFSGAQPSGRLTIGNYIGAIRQWVKMQHNYQCIYCIVDLHSATNYNNLRQLNKTSLDTLALYLACGIDPNNSTIFIQSHVPEHSQLNWLLNCYTYFGELNRMNQFKEKLAQQKESINIGLFNYPVLMASDILLYQTNLVPVGSDQKQHLELTRNIAKRFNYKYGTIFVIPEICIPVYGSRIMSLLEPNKKMSKSDNNSNNIITLLDDINTISEKIKRAVTDTDNPPMIKYDPINKPGISNLLEILSGINEQPIKYLEKLFKKKPYFYLKNEVIQSISSMLTKLQKRYYTERANEDKLRYILYMGAEKARKRANITLQRVHKAMGLLNINYK
- the rpe gene encoding ribulose-phosphate 3-epimerase, which codes for MKRFLIAPSILSANFAKLGEDVTNVISAGADLLHFDVMDNHYVPNLSIGSMVLQSLRNYGISIPIDVHLMAKPIDRLISDFASVGATYISFHPEATKHIDRSLQLIKEHGCKAGLVFNPSTTLNYLEYVMHKIDMIILMSVNPGFSGQSFIPMILNKISQTRKLIDNANHNIDLAVDGGINIKNIRSILEAGANTFIMGSAIFRSPNYYETIHMVRSILSNQ
- the aroB gene encoding 3-dehydroquinate synthase — its product is MEKIIVKLHKRSYPVIISDKLFNHFSSFWSLHAGDKVVLITNDRVAPIYLNVLCNLLAHAGIITDQLILPDGEKNKTLITLNKIFTKLLTQNYDRSTILIALGGGVIGDITGFAAATYQRGIRFIQVPTTLLAQVDASIGGKTGVNHVLGKNMIGAFHQPNAVIINLDVLNTLTVKEFSSGLAEIIKYAVALDSDFFNWLESNLDNLLILNVPSLMYCIRRCCELKASIVSIDEYDQGIRSSLNLGHTYGHAIESYLNYKQWSHGEAVAAGIMLATNTALRLRQLSYSAAERIKQLLMRARLPIHGPKEMTPKNYLKYMTRDKKSISGQLNLVLPVSIGCVKTIFNVNHELVSLSIEDTCS
- the aroK gene encoding shikimate kinase AroK codes for the protein MKQLLSYNKNILKKHNIFLIGPMGAGKSTIGRQLANQLNMEFFDSDQEIETRTGANISWVFDVEGEVRFRDREEKIINELTKKQGIILATGGGSIKSSITRNNLATRGLVIYLTTTIEKQLIRTQHDKRRPLLRTSSISENVRELLEILAKERNPLYEEIADISISTDEQNIRIVVNKIIIFRNQSTI
- a CDS encoding NfuA family Fe-S biogenesis protein: MINVTSGAQEHFVRILKNKNPGTQIRVFVVDPGTVHAECGICFCSPEQFKSSDMIIEFELFSIHVDRSCISLLKDARIDIIVNDLGHQLTIKAPNITKKYNDTEESMNSASLEDKVRHVLQFRINPQLEMHGGSVSLVHITKDLLAVIKFYGGCNGCAMASYTIKEGIETTLKNLFPELKGVLDITQHQHDIHSYY